ATGCTATTAAAAACTGAATCTGCTTTTCAGTTGAAGGAAGTTGAAAAACGGGATTCAGTATTAACACCTAAAGAACAGATTGATCGATTGCTCAGACAGGGTGCCACATATAGAAATTTGAATCCCTTTGAAGTTTTACAAATCGAACCTGAATCCAGCATTGATGATAtcaagaaaaaatatagaagggTAAGTATGATTTGCTccagttttattttactttttaagagttttagCAAAATTTGTTCAGTTGATCAAATAATGTCTTCTTAAGAATGAAAGTAATCTTTGTAGATTGGTAATATCATTTGATGAGACAGGATTAATTGGTAGTGTAATAATGGAGATCCTTATTACGTAactaatatatacaaaaaaacacGAAGCCCAGTATTCTGGGCTTGTATTGCTCTCCTAGAACACTCTACATTACATTACATTACACAAGTAGTTatccttatttttcccatttttgcagctagaaaacaaataaaaatgttcCAATATGTACCAGTTGTTCTAGTGGGTACTAGATGGTTATTCATAACAGGCCAAGAAGAATTATATCTTGATAGAAACTAAGAAAGGATGACTTATTAGAAAACGTATTTGCTTGCCGTAAAGTTACAATTAAGGCAGTTACAAAAAATCTTCAGTTGCTGGTGAAAACAAAGACGTAAGTTCAAATAAGAAGCTGTCACTGGATTTCAGATAGAAATGTTTGCTATTATCTGCTATTTGCTGATTAGCAAACAGCAATTAATGTTGTTTGCTAATCAGCAAAATTCATGCcgaataatttttgtaaaacaaatttGGACAAAGGTtacaaaaatctgaaaaacgtaaactaagaaaaaataaagaaagatatATCATTTTATGATAGCAAGTATGGAAGGGGTGAAGATCTAAGCTGCTGACCATAGCAAACACTTGGTTGTGATGTCAGGTTTTATTTGCAAGGACCTGTCAAAGATTGAAACTGGAAGGAGACAAAATTTGGCTATATTGGCAAGGGCTGAAGACCTGAGCACATAGAGGTAGACAATAAAAAGTCACCAAAGCCATACAAgtcaaatatatatatgaatcaatcaatcaatttatttctgaCTCCTTAATAAAACAAAGGaggagaaaataaacaacaacGAAAAGAGAGATTACAATCAACAAACACAACCATAACTACATACTATACGAAATCTTCCACTCTTTTATCAGTAATGTTTGCAGGCagaatcaattaaaatttttgtaccAGAGAAGAATTACTGGTCCAAGGAGGCAGATGCAGCAGATACTtggcaaatttaaaaaagatttggttaaaaaaaatttgtttgaagcagaaaaaaatttcaaatggggGACATAGCAAGAAGATGGGGCACCGTTAGACTGTAAAGTTTGGAAAGATGAAACCGACTAGGATTTGTGATATTAGGTGCAAGTAAAGCATATGCAATTCGAATCTTTTTAGTGAGGTTTTGAATTACAAGCTTAACGGTTTCTTTAATACTTCTTCCAGTGGGCATACCAAGATAAATAAGGCTATCAGAAAGCAGAATAGATGTTTCAGAAAGTTCAAGTCGTATGTCAGAGTTACCCCTAAGATTGAAAGCGATTGCTACAGTCTTATCGACGTTAAAATTCAGACCGATTTGCtgatattcttcttcttcttcttcttcttctatgtCAGCAAACGCGGGCTTTTCAGTCGAGACTATTCAacccttttccttttgactcactcATATTCAGATTCAgataaaacatggaaaataatatTGTAATTCAAAACTAATAATGGAATTATTAGTTCCATTTAAGTAGATTGGTCTTTTATTAAGGACTCTCTGTACctcaatttatcttttttttttcagttatcaaTTTTAGTACATCCCGACAAGAATCAAAACGATCTAGAAAGGGCTCAGCAGGCGTTTGAAGGTAGActcttattgttatttttttattgtcgttctttttctcttataatatgaaaaaaacttcgttttcttaaagagttaaagaggctgcgtcccaaagtcgaaccttaaaacgtacaggaattaggagaggcagtttgCTACCCTACCCCCGCCCCCAGCTCTTAGCTTGTGTGCTCTGTGtctgggaaacagtttcaataattatgttaaaatgtaaatggagtggtcaacttcattgttactaattactagtttcggcgcaatggttctcctgtcctcttgtgtttaacatttttcgaagttattccattattcattcatttcaatttatattgttaattattgttaattaaaagagggcctctccgaagccaagagcggggggttaggggggcgggagccccccacaacaaaaaacctgtacaaaagagtctttaaaagcggggggtttggggggcggcagccccccaactgcctctcctaattcctgtacgttttaaggttcgactttgggacgcagcctctttaactctttaagaaaacgaagtttttttcatattatttctgtacgtttttctacaatccatggtggatataatttaataataattttccatgtttattttctcgctttctgtatcaataaattcaaactgacaaaattatctaattttgataattttaatagtttagcagcttaagctagtggtttttacccacccgcctcgGTTTATGGGCCAagcgcgcttccgctgcgccaagctgctgttatgcttgttatcaaacaagttattacaatagaaagtttcaccaacggcttcaattaggaaatcaatttaaatggttcttttaacttgcttccatcaagccttacccccgcttcagtataaattcttgtgaacattccaaaatgtaattctgatcacatgtttccatgtttattttctccctttctgtatcaataaattcaaactgacaaaattacctaattttacaaattttaaaaagttagcagctagcggtttcgatccaccgacctctgggttatggCCCCAGCACGCTTCCGCTGCGTCCAGCTgctgttagtgtaagaatttttcaaacaagtgatgttattacaagagaaaattttaccttcaatggggaaacgggtttttctaagctagaaaatcggggggttaagattttccgacgaaactttccaggaaaattactcggagaattccgcgtcgaatgagtcttcgtacacccagatccgatgtcggctgtgacctgtaggcgaaaagaaaaagaaggagaacatgaacaataagtggctatgcgtggtttctggaaaacagggaaggagttatcggatcgagctgaaatttcgcggataagctcctgggccctaggggaccttaacttgtgaatttcagcccgatcggacaacgttaaaggggggtgggggtgggtggtcgaaactttcggccagattttccccatgaaggaaaagtcggagggggatgaaatttggcaggtttcttagttggagctcgggctacgaaatgcatccctctgcgaccactggaaccgaagatcgcttaacattgtcgtggtttgcctctttaaagaggcacgagtgtgcctacTTGAATTATTTGCATTacttaaattcatattttttagataACATGTGGGAAATTCAGCTTTCCTAAAAGGAGTTTCTTTGGGCTTTCAatgcatttttatatttaactaaaatatgcGATCTGAATTTTTCCATCCCTCGTAGTTTTGCGCattaacatttttaaaaaattctaaaatttcgGTATTTGGAATTAAGAGAAAAATTGCTCTTAAAGTTTTTCGCattcaattttgtttgtaaaatttaaaagtaggATCTTTCTAGCATTAGTAGTTTTTGTCAAGTGACTTCTTAGAATTCGGTGCTTGAGAATGCTCAGCTTGTGGCCCAAGTTCTTTTTTGAACTCTCTATTgcacaaagaaaaagaaatcaggATGTGCAAATATTCTCTACAGtaagtattttctttattagAATATTAAGTATCAATAAAGGCCCACTTAAAAGTTAACTTAGAAGAAGAGTTAATATTTTTCCAGATGTATTAAACCTAGTTTATGCAACAGGCCGCAAATCAGTTAATTAATGCTATTAAAAACACTATACACGGTTCTTCAGATTCAAGACATATTCCCTTTCTCAATCCGGTATTTTTAATCTGCTGTGATTGCTGTTCGGAGGAACTGAActagttgttttgttttttttactggaaaatATGTTTGATTGAGATAACTGGAGGAGTGGGTTTCAAAGTCGTAGGGCTATTATTGATTTCTTAGTAATctggtcttttttttcttcgttttctttttttacgatGAACTACTGACAACCATGGGAGCCTTGATGACGCTCCAGGGAAAAAATAGTTCAGATTAATTATGCTTCAAAGTATCTTTTTGCTCAATTGCAGCTGATTTATTAACTACAAGTCAGCAAATGTAGCTGATTTCAtaactgtagcttccaatattctggtATTGGTGTGCAGACTTGTCTTtcaattcttccaaactttttttcagcTGTGAAAAAACGCCCTGGGCATTTGCTTTTCGACTTGTAACATGTTCACTGCGCACACCGTGTCTACTAATAATACTGACTAGGTAAATATCAGAATGTCCGGGCCCAAAAACGGTTGTATCCCTCATGCGTATTAGCTGTGTGTACCTTTGCATCGGCCTGTGGTCAATAGTGTGGGGAGTTTCTCTTGGGGCTATAGGTATGATTATTCAATATTTACCTATCAAAGAATAGGCCTTAGACTTTGTCTCAAATGCCCTTTTCCTTTCAGACACATTTTCAGAGTTGTCATGCCCACCGCTTCCGCTCTTTTTCGATAATTCttagttttcaaaatagatAAGCTCTTTTACGGGTAAGGAATATAGACCCCAAGAAATCTTAAAACAGTTTGCATTCAAGTTATAAATAGGTTCCAAAGATTCAAATTGGTATTTGCACCGAATTTAGCGAGGCTGAATCTCTTCTCCCCTGGCTGCTACCTTGGTTCTTTACTAAGGAAGAGCAAATAGAGATCAGAAACTTTTGagttatttagttcaacacaaTTAAGAGGAAGACTTCTTGGGGGCTATTTCAATcactaatttaattttatgattaattataacaattttatttgcttccgttcttcctttctttttgtcttttacaTGATGATAGTTAtggtctattttttttagttgttaatGGCGCTTATAAGATTTTAGAGAACCCTGAAACGAGGAAAAAATGTTTGGAAATTGTGGAAGAAGCCAAAGGAAGGACAGACATGATGGTAGGTTCTTTCATTTTGACTATATTTCTACTTCAATATGGAATAGAATAACCGATACCGTGATGtttagaattttgataatacattGGTTTTCTAGTTGCCTCAAACTTTTTataactgatattttttttttgtaatttacatacTTTGAAACTTCCTCAGTGCCTGCATAGAGGCAAGTATATGTGCAAGAAAGCTTTTCAATGGCTATTTCTTAATATTCCAGGGCTTTTTATGGGATAAAGTAGATGCTGTATTGACAAGACAAGGATTTCTTCGCAAAAACATTACTAAACCACACAAAAACAATAGCCAGTCTTGTATTCGGACCTTTTGGTTGTAGTGCATGTCTTTGTATGATCGGACAGAAACCAAATTATACGTCAGAGAAACTGGAATCGCCCTCTCTTCACCAGCGCCTGATGATGGCGAGTTGTGCTTATTTCTTTTGCAGACCAAAAATAGTTTTACGTGTTTTGCGAATTTTCATTCatcaataaatattaaaaaacaggtTTCGCCTAGAAATTGCAACTATTCTGGTTGGCAATCGTTGTCTTAGAACTTCtatttttaccataattttttcttcattagaCATGGTGCTCGTCACATTGTTGGGGTAATCGTTTGTTCGATATCAACTTCGTCTGATTTCaggatttttaagatacaatCGATCTTTACAAAGCTTTGCTTCTTGGTTCGATTATCTGTTATGTGGTatgattaatttaaattaaaatttcgcaacaacaacataaaaatgTTTCGTTAGTTTTGTTAGAAAGCATACCTAATCTAACAGTTCGTAAATTCATATCATAATGAAATCAACCCATATCATAGGcaacaaaaagttaaacaaaaaGTCGAATCTTGAACTCAGTGTGTGCATTTAAAAAGTCTGCTTTTAAATcagattattcaaaatttaccaGTCGAAAGTTATTATTgcataatattagaaaaagaagGGAGAGCGATAAACcccaaaaaaatcggaaaatCATCTAATCAAATTCAGTGTGTTCAAGAATCCAGAGGTATCTATCCCAAACtcaagaatacaaaatttcttatttttccgagTAAAGATGGTCAtgggtgttttttcttcttaagtttaatagtataaaaaaaaattagccgtGTATTGTCGATGGTGCTGGTAGTTTTTGTAAAAGCACAACATCATTTTTCGACTTCTCATTTTAGAtccaagaaaagaagaaaaaactaaagaaagaagGAAAGTCAGCAGTGGTAGATGAAGATGATCCTGATAAGTACAACCGTGCTGTGTATGTGCTCACTATGAAATTGTTTGCAGATATGGAAAGAAAAAGGAGAGAGCTTGAAAAACGAGACATGGAGGAACGAAAGAGAAAAGCGGAACATG
This sequence is a window from Artemia franciscana unplaced genomic scaffold, ASM3288406v1 Scaffold_289, whole genome shotgun sequence. Protein-coding genes within it:
- the LOC136043081 gene encoding dnaJ homolog subfamily C member 8-like, with translation MAVEPNFQQFYNELKEVEKRDSVLTPKEQIDRLLRQGATYRNLNPFEVLQIEPESSIDDIKKKYRRLSILVHPDKNQNDLERAQQAFEVVNGAYKILENPETRKKCLEIVEEAKGRTDMMIQEKKKKLKKEGKSAVVDEDDPDKYNRAVYVLTMKLFADMERKRRELEKRDMEERKRKAEHEADEAQKAKVAKEWQKNFEESREGRVNSWKDFQDKSKTKKKNLGFKPPKPKLEKR